DNA sequence from the Anopheles merus strain MAF unplaced genomic scaffold, AmerM5.1 LNR4000477, whole genome shotgun sequence genome:
aaacatcctTAAGCAGTTGCAATAGTACAATAGCACAAAAACATTTCatagaacacacaaacaaccacaTACATGAGCCAACCACATTTATACCGATGGATCCGtcgatggagcagcagcaggattcgGGATTTACTCACCCATTGATAAAGTAGCGTCCAACTGCCGGATCACACTTCCATCTTTACGGCAGAAACGTTGGAATAATCCAGCAGTTGAAGATACTCTGCGCTCTGACCTGGAAAACGTCATCTTTACCGACAGCGCAAGTGTCCGCTCGGCACTAGAGCAGGAACATGTAAGGACCCAAACATCCAAAAGCTCTACCGGTCACTAGCCCACACATAAACCAGGATCAACAACTCACCTCTGGTGGATACCTGGTCACGCTGGTATCAAAGGCAACGAGATCGCCGACCGCCTCGCCAACAAGGccgaagaaaaacatcaacctaCAACAACCTCGCTGCCTAAAAAGACGCAattatctatataaatggaaaaataagaaGGCGTGGGAAAAGGAATGGTTTAAAACCAAGAACAACTTCCTTCGGCTAGTGAAATCAACAACTCACCATGGCCATCAGTAATAAACATCGAGACCAAAAGATCCTTACTCGATTAAGAATAGGCCACACTAGACTGACCCACAGTCAATCCATCGCTCGAACGATCCAGTCCTCCTCTCTGCCAATTCTGCGGGACCACTATAACAATATTCCCACCTCTTAACAGAATGCCACGGATACACACAACTTCGTAAGACTTGCCATCTTGACTCCAACATAGACTCAATACTTTCACTTCACCCTCAGAAACAAGAAAATCTACTAAAATTTTCTAAAACTATCACTTTATGTCCTCCTCAACTATAACAATCTAATAGTCTAACTTTTTTCCCAACCAagggcgaaagaactccgcggagccaaagcctctctaaacCATACTAACAACAATTATAAAAAGACCCTTCTCAAAGGAACTCGTGTTGTTCGTGATCCCTTACAAACGTTCCCCAATCAAATCTAACCATGTCTGGCCGTGAAAAGGGAGGAAAGTTAAAGGGAAAGGCAAAGTCCCCTCCACCGGCCGGTCTTCAGTTCCCCGTTGGCCGTATTCATCGGTCTCCTGCGCAGGGTAACTATGCCGAGCGCGTCGTGCCGGAGCGCCCGTGTATCTGGAGCCGTCATGGAGTACTTGGCCGCTGAAGTGCTTGAGTTGgccggaaacgctgcccgTGACAACAAGAAGACGCGCATCATCCCGCGTCATCTGCAGCTGGCCATCCGCAACGACGAGGAGTTGAACAAGCTGCTGTCCGGAGTAACCATCGCTCAGGGTGGGTGTCTGCCCAACATTcaggccgtgctgctgcccaagAAGACCGAAAAGAAGGCTTAAACTGTGTAACAAGCTTCCTTCatctcaaacccaaaaccgtCCTTTCAGGGCGACAAATAACTTTGCCAAAgacattttattcgatttaTGCTGATATGGGACAACCAGAAGTAAACATTTTCTAATATAGAACGGTGCTTGAAAGTGTGcacaaaatgtaaatgaaaaaatgtacTTTCCCATGGCACAAAAAGCATCATTTACTGTTTTCAATTCTCTAACCCTGCGAATTATGTAAAAGCAgcaatgcaaacaaaagcgaTGTGTTAAATTTTCCAGGTAGCTTGGTAAAGCGGGTTGGTTTTACCATAGCAAATGCAAGCAGTGACCTGtgtgtttaccttttttctgCAAACGGTAAGGACACGTTTACCTGATTTATCGTGAACCacgggaaaatgttaaaagtgtTGGTCAAAAAATATTGTGTGTTCAGGTAAGGCTAGGTTCTCACAACAGTTTGGCTTTCAATATTTCGGGAAACGTTGgaaatggctttaaaaaagTTGGACCAAAGATTAGGacattcatataaataaacatcctCAATAATGGTTCCCTTCACCCTTCATTTAAATAACCATGTGAATATTTCTGGCATtttatagtatttttttaaacaatattttcatttgcaatgtagggaatgccaataaaatacaataaattgaaatgtccCTAACGCATGTGCAACTCCACATTCAATAACGCCATCTAGTGGGGATCAAATCCCTACAACCAGTCGTAACGCCATCTTAATAATTGGTAAAAGTAAGCTCACCCTTTACGTTGCAAAGGAGAAACGTTACTTGCCTTTTAAAATTCCCAAGCTGCATTTCATAGAGGGTTGGTCATCCCGCGACCGATCGGTGTGCAAAGTtaaatagaaatattttacatttcgaataataacaataatttgcTTTGGGATAGATCGATACCAGTGAGATTAAATAGTTTAATTacaagttaaaaaaagaataagtGTTTTCATTCATGCACTATAATTCAAGCAAAAAAGTCTTACAGTTTAAAGGTCTTAAAACCCTCTAAGCTTATAATTGGAGTAACGTTGCcaaagtaaaaaatataaattatttaaagtaTATCCTAGGAAATTCAATATGTGCAATCAATTTGTAGCCTATTTAGAACGTTTATGGCGATTTTGAATGATCGTTGCTTTGGATGCGAGGGCTCTTTTGAAATGGCACTTATCGAGTTTAATAGATcctttcataattttcaaattCTAGTTTTTACCAAAGATTGGATAAAAAATGAGTTGTTTGTGATAACATATCGAAGTTTATTGAATGTTTAAAAGTATTTCTTGAAGTTGATAACTCGCATTGATGCAAAAATATGAAGATAATAATAGTGTTATAACttttcattatcataaattatcaaTGAGTCATATCTTTcaaaaagctttttatttttgttcaaaatagGTCTTTTCTCATTATTGCATACAAATATTCAATATAAGACATGATTAATAATCTATCAATTTGCTTATCTACGATGGTAAAACCAGGCGTTAagaaaatgctgcttgggtttgcgctaaacaggcgttacgtgTAACGCTTGCGTAGCGTAGAGGGCGGGTGTTCATGATATCCCAGGGTGTTTGTCCTGGATAATAActgggaaacatttgtatgataaCGAAAGCTGGGGAACAATCACCATTGTAAAGATTAAAACGGAAACATCGCTTGTGGAGCATCGCTTAGCCAGTATCGCAAATGAAGTATCCCAGAAAATATGGAATTCAGTTAACATCCTAGATTTTGGAGGTTGAGTTAATTTCTACATCTTTATACCATCCTGCTAGCAAATCTTGCATAAAGTATTTGGCGGGAAGCTCTTGCTTGACACTTGTTAACGCTCTCTGGAGAATATGgaaaattgcaaatttttgctcttataGAAAACTCGAGTGGCGAGATTTATCTTTTCTAGGGCGCAATCCTGCATAATGCTCGTAAACTAAAATATaattagattttttatttacattataaACTTCACACCACAATTGCGTTAAATTGCAGCCACTTTAGGCATTTTCGGCAatgaatattgttttactcatgcaattcaattcaaaaatcttcaaattaacacacaatacatattttaaatgttttcaaagtctgatgatggaaactgttttaaggttttgagttgaggcaatgttttgtgtgtgcatggaaACGGTGTTATTGtgatcaaaaataaagaaaagaaatagaatgtgaagaaaagaaaaaaccttATGTGTTGAAAGAAGCTTTTtggtattattatttttatctattccGAAAGTTTTCAAGCTCACATCAGCATGAATAACATTCTCGTTTCTATAATTAATGCGATAGAACAGtgctaacaaaaacgcatcgaaaGGCATAATTAGTTTAACTGTCAATTAACGACATTAATAAACAACATGACATAAACTGTGGATGCGTCTCACTTAGCTATGTAAAAAAGACCGTTAATTGTTATAAAAGATCGTTATTTCCCACATTGTCGATCTTAATTATATATTGAATTTGGTCCTGTGATTAACATTCTTATTGGGCCTGAAagttctatttattaaaaatgacggGCCTTCGAAAGATCCGCTAACAAGTTTGTATATAAATAAGCACTTCTTtcttctatgttgcagaggttctATTCCAAATAACAGGCACCTTGTACGGTAAGACAAACCGTATTACGAGACGTCGGGAgacgataaaacaatgaacgagtaagcttgcgttgaaccgattctagcctatattttaaatattgctGTGTCGGTGTCCAATAATACTAGCAAATTCTAAAGTAGGATGGACAATTGCACAATACACAGCTTTTTTACTGAATGGATCTTTGAAATCTTTCTTAACACGCAAAATGAATCCTAACAAACGGAAAGCTTTTGAAAGTATTGCTTTATAGTGGTTCtgaatcacatttttacgcggctttgatctatcatcaattttgtATTCGCAAATAATGGAAATCTTTTCCTAGTGCGGGATGTAACAGAACATTTTGATACGTTGAGACGCATACAATGGAATTACCAACGCGTTAAATCGAGTTAAACAGATTTAAAGAGTTaaagaattggtttgatctgataccggtaggaacattttcatatcacctgcataaaacaattgttCGCAATCCGGCATAACGTGAATAAcattatttatgaaaatttaaaagaaaagggCCGAAAATGCTGCATTGTGGAATCCCAGCCGGGTTGGTGAATGCTGCAGATAGAGAGGAAAATATTCACTGTAATATGCCTATCACTTAAATTATTGGAGAGCAAAGGAACAAGCGCCCTATTAACTCCTTGAAATTAGCATTGAGTGATTTACGGATtcttagccggtctcatggtacagtcgtcaactcgtacgacttaacaacatgcccgtcatgggttcaagccccaaatagaccgtgccgccatacgtaggactgactatcctgctatggggggaatcaataagtcactgaaagccaaccccacaagtgtgttggctggcaggccttgaccggcatcggttgttgagccaaagaagaagaagagatttACGGATTCAAAGGCAGCATTGACGCGGTAAGCTGTTGCTGTATAATAAATTCACAAACCTCATGTgaacagtgttgtttttttcacccgttttccttcttttgatgAATTATCCCAGGTATCAATGAACGATGCGCATGTGTAAGTCAGATTTGAGCtgatgcaaaaaaacggtatgtTCCACACGGTGATTATTGCTTCAAGAGGATGAAAGGTTTGtcctgaaaaagaaaatatttttaattagaaAATTTCAATAGTAAAAACTaaagaaagaatgaaaaatgattcgTTTATAGAAACGCTTCAGTCGTCGCTTTTATGTACGCTTCAAACGCATACttaaaagttaaaaaagcaaaacaaaatgccaTTTCATGTAAATGCACTGCATATACAGCAGTGTGAGTGCTTGTTATGCGAGTATTATGTTATACGCACGCCATTCGAAGCcatcatagattttttttctcaaataagAATTGTCGCATGTTGCGAAAGACACAGCTCTTGAGTAATGTATTGTGGTCCTGAAAGGACCGTTTGATTTGAGACTCCATTTGGAGGTTTGTTAGAGCACGTTGAATTTAACCTCCGAAACCGTACAGAGTACGGCCCTGACGCTTCAGAGCATACACCACATCCATAGCGGTGACGGTCTTACGCTTGGCGTGTTCAGTGTAAGTGACCGCATCACGGATCACATTCTCCAGAAACACTTTCAGCACGCCACGGGTTTCCTCGTAGATGAGGCCGGAGATACGTTTCACTCCTCCACGCCGAGCCAAACGGCGGATGGCGGGCTTGGTAATGCCCTGGATGTTATCTCGCAGCACTTTTCGGTGACGCTTGGCTCCTCCTTTACCCAGgccttttcctccctttcctcttCCAGTCATGATGAGCACAGGATGGTACGTTCACGATGTTCACACTTTAAATTGACGATCACGAATGAGCGTTTTCGAGCTCAACGTCCCtatttatactttttcatTCACGCATTCCCTCTTGCTCTTAAGATGAGAGAAAATGAGGGTTGATAAGCGCATAAATAGAGCTgttgttcgagcagtttcaTCATTCAACGTTCAACTTTTGTTAAAGAAACAAGTTCGCTCCGTGCTCAACGAAACCTACGCTCCCGAAGTGAAATGGCTCGTACCAAGCAAACCGCTCGTAAATCGACTGGAGGTAAGGCTCCTCGCAAGCAGCTGGCCACCAAGGCTGCTCGTAAAAGTGCCCCGGCCACCGGAGGAGTGAAGAAGCCGCATCGTTACCGTCCGGGAACGGTGGCCCTCCGAGAAATCCGTCGCTACCAGAAGTCGACCGAGCTGCTCATCCGCAAGCTGCCCTTCCAGCGCTTGGTGCGTGAGATCGCCCAGGACTTCAAGACTGATCTCCGCTTCCAGAGCTCAGCCGTGATGGCGCTGCAGGAAGCCAGCGAGGCGTACCTGGTTGGTCTGTTCGAAGACACGAATCTGTGCGCCATCCACGCCAAGCGCGTCACCATCATGCCCAAGACATCCAGCTGGCCCGTCGCATCCGCGGAGAGCGTGCCTAAATCGTCCATGCATCCGGAAGCGGTCCCTGTCTAAACGGGGCATTTCCTTCTCaaaacggtccttttcaggaccaccaaTACTGTtgaacatatcaagaattttctttcgattgcTATTACGAAATGTTACATGTGAAGGCAAGCTAACACGTATGTCGTTTAGTAATAACGAGATAATGATGAAAAGGGGGAATTTTCGTTTCAAACAATCATCGTTATGAGAGGtaatttaactttttcttGACAAAGTTTCGCTTTTAATAAGGCAGCTAAGGATTTTGACAATATTAACCAATATTATATTACCACTTATATTACCTATGAGTATATTACCAACATCGCAGCTTACAACAAACCACGAACGAATAGTATGACattatattttacaacaaatgtTCGACACAACCAGCTTAACTGTGACTCATAGGCACGAAAATGAAAACGCGTACGAAAACGAACCTTCAATACTTATAAAGCAacattaaaatcgaacaaatctattaCAACATTTAACTCACGACACATAAGCTGCAATTGGTTGCTTTGTCGATAAATTATCCTCGTATGCGcgaggaaaatttaaattaaaaaaatgattctcATACCACGAGCGAAACGACTTCTATACATAATTCATGATACACGAAACTCCATGTACAATTTACCTCGCAAAACGCTTCCAACCAGTGCGgactttttttaatgttttttgtaaaCGTGCGAAGGTTCTATTTAACATTAATATTTACAATGAACAACGCAGAACATTAATGTCAATCACAGCATCCTTGTTTCCAATGATGTGGAAGACATAGttcgcaaacaaacaacattacaggcaaacgcaacaaactGAACAATAACGTTGACCAAGACGGACACCCTGAAATTACAGCGCTAATTCGCTGGTGCAGATGAAACGAAGGATAATTCTTTGTTTGAATGCGAtttgtggtcctgaaaaggaccgatTTGAGAGAACGAAGCCAATCATTTCAGTGGCTTACTTCGAGCTGGTGTACTTTGTGACAGCCTTCGTTCCTTCAGAGACGGCGTGCTTGGCAAGCTcaccaggcagcagcagacgaacAGCGGTTTGGATTTCGCGGGACGTGATCGTCGAACGTTTGTTGTAGTGCGCCAAGCGGGACGCCTCAGCAGCAATGCGTTCGAAGATATCGTTGACGAAACTGTTCATGATGCTCATGGCCTTCGAAGAGATGCCAGTATCCGGGTGGACTTGCTTCAACACTTTGTAGATGTAAATAGCGTAGCTTTCCTTGCGGGTCttgcgcttctttttcttgtcggacttggaaatatttttctgggCTTTGCCAGACTTCTTCGCAGCTTTTCCACTGGTTTTGGGTGCCATTTCGACGGAAAAATTCACTCAACACTGGGACACGATGTGTTCGATTCAACGGGTGATTGCGTTCTAGAAAAATTCCAAGGTCTCGGATCGCTTATAACGGGCCGTGAGAGAGGATGCGTATCGTGCAGCTCGAAAAATTCCAAACAAGTATCGCGCAGCTCGAATAAGCTGCTATATAAGCATCGGTCAGCTCAAAATTGCTCCATTGTAAAAAGACCCTTCTCAAAGAGAACATCGTGTTGCTCGTGATCCGTTACAAACGTTCCCCAATAAAATCTAACCATGTCTGGCcgtggaaagggaggaaaggtaAAGGGAAAGGCAAAGTCCCGCTCCAACCGTGCCGGTCTTCAGTTCCCCGTTGGCCGTATTCATCGTCTCCTGCGCAAGGGTAACTATGCCGAGCGCGTCGGTGCCGGAGCGCCCGTGTATCTGGCAGCCGTCATGGAGTACTTGGCCGCTGAAGTGCTTGAGTTGgccggaaacgctgcccgTGACAACAAGAAGACGCGCATCATCCCGCGTCATCTGCAGCTGGCCATCCGCAACGACGAGGAGTTGAACAAGCTGCTGTCCGGAGTAACCATCGCTCAGGGTGGTGTGCTGCCCAACATTcaggccgtgctgctgcccaagAAAACCGAAAAGAAGGCTTAAACTGTATGACAAAGCTTCCTTCatctcaaacccaaaaccgtCCTTTTCAGGGCGACAAATAACTTTGCCAAAGACATTTTATTCGATTCATGGTGCTATGGGACTACCAGAAGTAAGAACATTATCTAATATAGAACCGTGCTTGAAAGTGTgtacaaaatgtaaatgaaaaaatgtgcCTTCCTTTGGCACATAAAGTATCATTAACTGTTTTCAATTCTCTAACCCTGCGAATTATGTAAAATGCAGCATATCAGAAGCGATGTGTTAAATTTTCCAGGTAGCTTGGTAAAGCGGGTTGGTTTTACCATAGCAAATGCAAGCAGTGATACCTGTGTTCCTGTATACCTGTATTCTGGAAACGCTAAAGGACACATATACCTGATTTATCGTTAACCacgggaaaatgttaaaaatgttggtcgaaaaatgttgtgtgttCAGGTAAGGCTAGGTTCTCTCAAAAGTTTGACTTGGCAAATTTATTGGGAAACGTTGAAAATGGCTTTAAAATAGGTGGACCAAAGATTAGGAacattcatataaataaacatcctCAATAATGTTTCCCTTCACCCCTCATTTAAATAACCATATAAATATATGTAGCATTTTATAGtagttttttaaacaatattttcatttgcaatGTAGGGATGccaataaaatacaataaattgaaatgccCCTAACGCATATGAAACTCCACATTCAATAACGCCATCTAGTGGTGATCAAAGTCCCTGAAACCAGTCGTAACGCCATCTTAATaattggtaaaagtaaggctcagcccttgACGTTACAAAGGAGAAACGTTACTTGTCTTTTAAAATTCCCAAGCTGCATTTCATAGAGGGTTGGTCATCCACGCGACCGATCGCTGTGCATAAGTTtaataagaaatattttacatttcgaataaaataacaacaatttGCTTTGGGATAGATCGATATCGGTGAGAT
Encoded proteins:
- the LOC121602501 gene encoding histone H2A translates to MSGRGKGGKVKGKAKSRSNRAGLQFPVGRIHRLLRKGNYAERVGAGAPVYLAAVMEYLAAEVLELAGNAARDNKKTRIIPRHLQLAIRNDEELNKLLSGVTIAQGGVLPNIQAVLLPKKTEKKA
- the LOC121602502 gene encoding histone H2B encodes the protein MAPKTSGKAAKKSGKAQKNISKSDKKKKRKTRKESYAIYIYKVLKQVHPDTGISSKAMSIMNSFVNDIFERIAAEASRLAHYNKRSTITSREIQTAVRLLLPGELAKHAVSEGTKAVTKYTSSK
- the LOC121602499 gene encoding histone H3-like translates to MARTKQTARKSTGGKAPRKQLATKAARKSAPATGGVKKPHRYRPGTVALREIRRYQKSTELLIRKLPFQRLVREIAQDFKTDLRFQSSAVMALQEASEAYLVGLFEDTNLCAIHAKRVTIMPKTSSWPVASAESVPKSSMHPEAVPV
- the LOC121602500 gene encoding histone H4 is translated as MTGRGKGGKGLGKGGAKRHRKVLRDNIQGITKPAIRRLARRGGVKRISGLIYEETRGVLKVFLENVIRDAVTYTEHAKRKTVTAMDVVYALKRQGRTLYGFGG